The genomic interval acaataaagttgacttgactaCACAATGATTGATTCACAAATCATTTCTGCCTATCCTGCCTTCATCGGGGTGGTTTCTGAGATTGTTCCCGGGTTCAGTATaaacccaaaaaacaataaaaagtgagCCAGAAAGGTCTGAGACACTGCTGAGTAAGAATTGTATAACCTACAAGCAACATCACAATACACACTGAAAAGCTTGTCTATAAACATGAACTATATCTACATATAATGTCCAATTCGTCGAAGGGAACCAGCCACTGAGGGGACTGGCCTTAGTATTTTGAGTATCTAATGACAGTCATAATAATTCTATGATACgttattatttcaaatgtaattttagtCATTACTCAACTTGTGTGTCATGTCATTATTATAATCTGTCAGTAAGTATCTGCATATGCACATTAAGTCTGTGCAATGCCTCGTTATTGTTCCAAATGGGGAATAAAACTTGCGGTGCAGTCGAATTGTCAATTTTGATTTGGAAGGTTCCTAACTGAGTAAAATGACCCCAAAGTATTTCGTCGGcaaccatgataagagctgtttgaattctttaaatgcatatgaaaggtgcttcaatgcttcctttcctatcccctttagcatagggtacaatGGACTTTGACCTCATGGCGTAaaccattgaggtcaaggaaaagtagaTGGGAAAAggcgataggaaggacaatccgaatccaaCCATGGTTATATAGGATGTGACAAGTCACACGGGACTTTAGTtgctttcacttcctgtttaatTTTATGCccttgtttgttgtttttcctgtctttgttcAGTTTCCCGCCAGTTTCTTTCACCACCTGTTGACAGTTATGCAATCAGCCATCTCGGTATTCATACCCCTAGTTGGTCACCTCCCGTTTGACAGATTGGCTTAGTTCAAAAAAATTGACTTTTGCGTTTGGTGAAAACGCACCATTACATATTAAGAGATATGAGGTAGTTTTCAGAACAGCAGCATACACGTGTCCATGTTTCACTTCACTCTGTACCTCTACCTCCATTCTTCATCTTCAACTCTCCCTCACCTAAAAGTCTGGAAACCTCTCACTTAGCTGAACAGAGCTTAAGGAAgcaggaaacattttaattctgCTATCCGATCTTAAAGATCTGACAAATATCACCATAATCTCAAGACAAATCATTTGAACAAGAGCAGAGGTGAACTGATGAATTACACCAACTTACACACAGTAGATTTCCTCACAGGCAAACCATGCTCAAATGAACTGGGTGGCCAAAGTATGAGGCCCTCCTAATGATAGGCTTGTTAACACAGAGCATCGTGAACTCACTCTCCAGTTGCTTCATCCCACTGGTGGCTTTGCCTAAGAGGTCATCCGCCTCCTTCTTCATATCCTTTGCCCTCTGGTTGATGCTGTTCAGACCTCCAGACTCCCCACCGAGCGAGTCCACCTTCGTCCGCAGCTCGCTGTAACGCTTTTCTGTGTCGTTGAGGCTCTGGAAAAGACCAgaatattgtaaatttatttaCTGTCAAATAAATCCTTGTACAGTCCACagtatattttttgaattttgaacttCCCGTCCATGACCGTGCGTACCTGCTCCAGTGAGGATGCCTGGCGAGTGGCGTTGTTAGCCAGTGCTCTGGCGTCCTCCGCCATCTGTCGATTCTGCTCCGTCTTGTTCCTCAGAGCTTCCACCCCCACGGAGAGGTTGTTTAAACGCATCATGACTTCCATCTGCTTATCCTCCAGCTGGCCCAGGCTCTCCTCCACCTGGGAGCAAGTGAGACAGTAAACACTTGAAAATTAAGAGGTAAATGGAGAGAacacagcacaaaaaaacaaacaaaaaaagcactcTCCATCAGtggtattcaattaaaattcaaggGGGTCCAGTGAGAGATACATTCCTCAAGCAAAGGTCTGGAACATCATACTGTGTAACTTGCGTTATGATTTAATGCCATATTGAAGTAGGCTGATTGTATCTACATCTGGACTAATTATcaacaactgactgtcaaatcaaataaagaaaagaaggcctgcaattcaataacatttcGACAATGTTGTCAGTTTTCATATTAAActggagaaattaaaaagaacaagttctctaataatgttctcttctcacttcaagTAAAATAAGGACAAAACATACGCTTTAAAAATGTGCTTCTTAACTatctcagaacacaaaacacgGATGGAGAAAAGAGAACTTCTCTCACACTCTTCATTCTGTGAGTTTCCTGGGCCGTTAAACCAGTGTTATAGTAAGGGTGTGATTTGCCGTGGGGGATGTGTgggatttccccccttttggtcttcatatccccacctctgctgaattatttttattcccggggggggggggggtttctgtcTGCTGTCGGACCTGGAGCAAGTGAATCTTCTCCCCTGCTTCCTGACTATGGTCTGGACGCCAGGCAGGAAAATATCAACACCAGTAGTGTTGTGACGGCTAACGCTCCACCAGTTAAAAAGGAAACGCTGCGTCAACATTTGATAATTCCACAGGAAGGTGGTCCACCTGCTTCTCACTCAACAATGAAAGTGTtgcagtgaaacacacacacactgttctgaCATGCTGTACCTCAGCGGTAGCGTTCCTTGTTCTGTTCAGGTTATTGTGCGCCTCCTTCAGAGCTGACTTCGCCTCCTCTATGGCTTTCTCAGACACGTCCAGTGCCCGCTTGGTGCTTTTGGCTGTGTCATTCACTCCTTCTGCTCGCCTCCTGCACAGTGACACCAGCGGGATAAGACCAATGCAAAGGGTTTTTACTACAATACACTTGTGAAATGAATACAGTATTGTTGTAATCACTGTAGTAAAATTTTGTAATACCCCACTTAAGTACCCCAGCATTTTATCACGGACAAAACTTACAACAAATCAAGAAATCCTCAaatcttaaagaaaaaaaagtgacagtgaaAGTGTTACAGTTTCAAATCTCTTTTCATTGGTATTCGCTCGCCTACACATCAAAAAATCACTCAAATCCTTAAACACAATACTGAgtcacatgtaaatatatagGGATATTTTTAAGTATTATAATACTGGTGGAAATGATGTGCAATAATCTAGAAACATATGAAACCTTCACTTGGGGCCAGTAAAAACAAGCTGCCAtacagttttgacattttgagaaatatgcaTCAGATGAGAAGatgccaccaccaccatcaaaTCTGCCCCTAAATCAGCAAACTGTTGTTTACACACTTTTGTGAGGCTTAACAAACTATTTAGCAGACAGAtttgagagtggtatcaatcctCTGGTCTCACTTTCCACCagaaaagcaacattttttatttcccaaaatgtcaaactgttctgAATCAAACTGAGTGAACACAAACAGCTTGCAAACAACTGCCTATTCATGcttccagcagacacagagaaacatcaACGTTAATTTGGAAATCACGTTTCTGCTCACCCAACAATTGTAACTGTGCAATCTACTTAATCCTGAAGGAATGAACCAGAGTTTTTTACTGTCTGTTGTCTGCTTCTGGATCGAGAGCAGGCAGTGGGCTTTTTtggaaggtttttatttttctgcagaaaAGTATTGGCTGCTATGCCTGGACAAAACGACAAATGTCTTTGGGAAAAGTGTCAGTGACAACGAAGCAGCGAGGCTTTAtgccataaaaccaaaacaatgagctgaaacatGTTAAAACCCTCTGTGCCGATTCTGGTGATAATGACCTCTGCCCTAGAAGGTTATGGTTGGTCAGTCTGTCGgcagaataattaaaaaacccATGACATTTTTGAGTGGATCCACACAAACAGGCAGatctagaattttttttcactttctttaacatggcgagataTATGGTGTTAGCCTTGGTGGAAGCATGTGAGCTCCATGAGGCCCTTCTAgttctctgtgggtttgttaAGACAATAGACCCCTTCTCACATGTTGTATATGTTAACATTTGATCCATAGTTAAGCTTtaactttaaagctacagtgtgtaatatttagaagaacgtattcacagaaattgaatatattgtccacaattgtgtgttcatatatgtataatcacctgcaacaaagaagtGATATTtattcgtcaactttgaatgagttaaatatagtaacaataggaggacccgacctccgtgtaaatcgccatgtttgTCGTGtagtgctgcgttccggttccactgcgactcggaAGGTCGGACTAAAATCACCACCTTGAGTTCTGAGTGTATTAATAGTAAATCTATTGGTTTAATGGAACACAtcattaaatacggttgcagaaacggtccagaatatgcgcatccgcgttgaatttccagcgctgcggaaaactggaaatggaattagcggtgtgccaccattaagtgtcccctgtcggatgctcggttggttgcggtttgcaactttaccaccagatgccaccagaaaagtacaaaaatcacacactggggctttaatatTTTAAGCTTTTACATCCGGTCTGTACGGGAATATTGTagaaacatttgaatgaaatgtataaaacatttagtttgttgtgttttgtcagttttatcTACAATAACTGTGGCCAGTAATGAAGCCATTACTGTGCTCTGGTGAAACTCGGTGCTCATCTTCAGGATGTTACCATGGATTTTATGGGACACTTTTGGAATCTGTCAGTAACAGTTTACCAGTCCGATGCACAGATTATTGGCGATTATTGACCAATAATAATAAGGGATTATTCAAATAATTAATGACGTCACTGCTGCTGTACATattgctcctgctgctgtgctgtgagcaaatgtattaaataagCCCTGAGGATGAAATCGTACATACAAACAGTATGTGGGCAAAAAGCAGTAGAATATCAGAGTCCAGTAATATGACGATGGTCATTGGCTGTAAAATACATAATCTGCAGCCCCCATAAGGacttttctcatttaaaaatcaatatgaATGATACAAGCTTTGTTTAACAATGAAAACAGGAGTAAACACTCCAGCAGTTCATTGCATGGTGGCcatgttaatattattattgatgataTTTCTACAGTGAATAGAACAGCACtgcataaatataaaaaggagTCACGCATTAGGGAGGAATTTTATTCATCTAAGACTCTATCATGGAACAGGGCTGGTTATTGAACCATAATGGATCAGTGGAAAAGTCTGTATTGTATTTCCAATGGACATCTCAGTCTGTAGAAGTGAAAGTTATAGAACAAAGGGTAGGACACTAAATTGTTTACGGACCACTGGTGGTGCTGAAAAAAGGCTGATGTTCAGAGTGTTCAGagaagcttattttttttttatcaagcaGTGGGTTTGTGAGCTATTTTTATTCACTGTCATGAGGCGAAAGAGGGACCCAGAGCAAGTCTGCTCAGCAACCAACCAAAACATTCTATGCTAAGTGTGATCTTTGTGATCTTACTTGGCATCTTTGGCTGCGTCAAGCAGCTCCTTGGCTTTGGCGACGTGCTGCATGGTTTGGTTGACGATCCCATCGACGTTGGTGAGGTTGGACAGGCTGTCCTTTATCTGCATTACCATGTTGTCCAACGTGGTCCTGTTGACCGGCAGCGCAATGGACAAGACCTGCAGCGCCACTTTCTCTATGCTCTCCGGGTCGGCTCCCTCCTCTGGACAGTAGAGGCGACAGAGAGGTGCCACAGGGCAAAACACAGAAGCGATCAAACACCCCAACATCCTgcactctcttctccttcagctGGACTCACTTTAGCTGAAGTGTGACTGAACTTTTACAATTCTTTAAAACAGGTTCAACGTACCAGTGAGGAAATATCTGATCTTCTTAATGAAATCTTTCAGTTTCTTGTTGTTGCTTTCAAAGTGGTCCTTCTTCTTTTGGGCTTTCTCCAGTGTGTTCATCGCTTGGTTCTTAACATCCTGCGTCAGTGTGGCTATATCCTGGAGCTGGATGCAGGTGAACAGAGACACATGATGTTTTTCCAGTCGTGGCAGGTAACAGAATCTCACCAATCCAGTAGAGATACAACGTATTTGAACACGTTCCGCACCTTTTTTGCGACACCCTGCAGCTCCTCGTTGGCAGTGTTCAGACCATCGGCGACGTTCCTGGCGTGATTCAGGGCTGCTACAGAGGCGCTCACCGTCCCGTTGCAGCCATCTCCTCCACACACGTGGTTACCCTGATCATCGCGGCAACCGGCACCTCCACATTGACTGTCTGGGCAACTGCCATTTACACTGGCATTGCTATGACCACCACACACCTGAAGGGAGCAACAGTGCATTATCGCTCACATGGAAATGATTGGGTCAGTGTAATAAGACAATAAATGATAACACATCTGGAAATAATTTGGAGCAAAAAATATGGAAAGTGGAAGCAatgtaatattgttatttttattaatattatatattttatatattatatatcagcTATTAAAAGTAGCCTGTAATTGGTGAAGCTAGAAAATATGTTTAgttactagagctgcaactaacgattattttcatcatcgatcaatcgattattttttcgattaatggattagttgttcggtccataaaatgtcataaaatggtgaaaaatgtcgattgtgtttcccaagcCCCAACataatatttagttttgtacacacacagatatttctgtagtttgctgtcacagacgagcagagaaaccagaaaatattcacatttaggaagttgaaatcagaaaatcttgactacttgaaccgattaattgattatcaaaatagttgtcgatttagtagtcgattactaatcaattaactgttgcagctctattagTTACATAAagtcacaccaaaattaccTAATTACTTAAGAATCGTTTAAGCTTAAAGGCTTTATATCAGATAGGTGATCTAATAATTGAGGAAAATTAGCATTAACATTCACTCTTGGCCTCTCCTGATGACAAAAAGACTTGCATCAGCTTTgttgttagaaaaaaatgagctgtgtgcagctacgattttacccatttgaaaaaaaaaagacaaaaagaaaatcaatattcaCCCATCAGTGTTAATATTGTGGCGGCGGGCACGCACAGGTGCACTCTGAGCTTCATATAGCCCCCTGCGTAACTGTGGTCGCCTGTCTCCCTTAGAGACCATGTGCTGTAGGGAGGTGCCAAAGTCACGCTACACTACTGGAAGTCAGATAAGGAACCTGGCCTTAGATCAGACGAAAGTAACTTTAATATAAATCTCATGACGTAGAGATCAGTCGGGGAATTACTAACAAAGCTGGTTTTATGACTTatgaccactagatgtcactgtAAGACTAGAGCGTGTCAAATCAATGAGAGCACCCTCTCATGTTAAAACTTCCTTCACTCTTTTCACAATTAAGTGGGAAAGCTCACAGCAATTTTGCAATTTTCTGTTCAGACTGCACAGTCTAATGGATTCTGgtcattcattttgtccagAGCATAATGACAAACCTGACAGTCGAGGCTTTATCTGTCTTTTAAATGCCTTATTAccttaaatatttttctttgaccCTGCATGTGAAATGCTATTTTCCATGTCtttaatctgaaaatgaaaactgggaaaataaaataattagttttgtaatttccccctttttaattaattactgGCTGTACAGGTACTGAATGTAGCCAATACAGTATAAATAAgcaattcagatttttttttatgggacaTTTTTAACATTAGAGTAACACGGAGCACAATTCAACAGGCAATTGCATGTACAAATGGATTAAAACATTAAGCTCTGTCTACCTTGTGACTGAGGTGATGGACCTTCTCATCCAAGTGGTGGgtcttctgctgcagctcctctaaTGACTTGTTCTGAGCGGCCAGGGCGCGGAGGAACTTGTCTTTGCTGGCGTCCAGCAGGTCTTCGGTGAGCGCACGGGTTTCTTTGGACTGTTCCACCGCGCTGAAAGGGCCGGACACCGAGGCGTTGCATTTCTCTTCTGCCTCCAGCGACACCCGATAGTACTTCTTCACTTTCTCAAACTGATCTGGAAAGGAGACGGAAacacgtgtttgtgtttacatgctATAAGTGATACCTAATTATTGactgtatattttaatttaatcatcTTTTGGTTTCCTGTCATCAGACTTTGTGCTGCAAGCGTGACTGACTTGATTTAGTTTGCTACCTGCAAATCCAGAGGTGAGGTACTCATCCAGCAGACGCTGTTTGTGAGCCATAGTGGTGTTGATGTCCCTTAGTTCTCTCTCCAGAACATTCAGTGTGCGTCTTAgtgcctcttcttcttctgctgtggCGTTCAGCTCCCGGCCAACGGCCATCAGACGCCCGTCAGTCAGGGCGATCTCAGCCCTGCAACACACAGGTAATCGATGTACtatttagttagttagttggtgGAAAGGTGAGAAAACACATCCAAACACAGTCTGACATCCTCACCTGAGGTCATCGATGCTCTGTCCAATCAGCTGGTGGACCCTGTCGCTGTCCTCCATACTGATGAGATCCTGAACCTGCCTCAgcttcctctccagctctttgATGCGAGTGTCCTCGACCCCAGGCGTGATCCCGCTCTCCAGGATCTTCCGCACGGTGTACTGGATGTGATCCAGGTCCCTTTTCATCTGGCACAGCGCATCGTCCCACAACTGGAAGCACGAGTGACACCGGACGCATTCTGGAAAGACGCCTGTGAAGCCTCGGGCGCACTCATCGCACTGCTTCCCCGCTACTCCCTCCCGGCACTCGCATGTCCCCGTGGCTCGGTCACACTGGGCCATCTCTGAGCCGAGCGGGTGACAGTTACATTCTGGAAGAAGTGAGGAAGGGAGGTGTGGAAAGGCAGGaagagcttttctagtcatatagaccactcaaagcgctttacaggaaagacacattcacccattcacacagcgctgctatttaccgcgcatttttctgtcaaattcatacactgtcggaagagcagTCAGAGGCTATTTTGGGTTAATTGTTAagtgtcttgtccaaggacacaacagcatgtggactggcggaagctgggatcgaaccaccaaccttcggtggacgaacgactctacctcctgagccacagccgcccatggCAGTATGAAATATCATTTAATGGCCATTCCTTTTCTTAAGAGCTATCTATTCTATGGTTTTTGTCACAAGGTGAGTTACCTTGACATTGCACCTGTGGGTCTCCCCAGTGGAACTGCTCACACTCAGTGCACTGTTTGCCTCCAAAGCCTGGACGACAGTGGCACTGGCCCGTGAACTGtagacagagagcgagagagagagagagagcttgacAAAGAATAAAGGCCAGACAGATGAGgatatatgataaataaaaacagttggtcattttcatgtctttatGTTTGCTCACCATGTTGCAGTGAGGTCCGAGGGAGTGTTGTGGGTTGCAGTGACAGGGCTCGCAGCCACCATCCTGTCCGTAGTTCCAGTGGTTTGGAGCACACTGGTCACAGTTGTGGCCAGCCACGTTCTCCTTGCAGAGGCAGGCTCCGGTCTGCCTGTCACAGTGACACTGTCCGTCACTGCAGGCGGACTGGACAGTGCCAGCAGTCACACAGGTACAACCTGAGAAGAAAGTGTATATACAATTTGAATTGATTGtgcaattgtgttttttttttttgctatttccACAACTAGTAGATAGGTACGCAAaggttttgagtttttgtttcagtgttttttttggatgaaaCAATGTAGACCTTTATAACTGTAACTTTTCAGTCACAGTGTCACCTAGCGGCAACAGGAAATCACTGCTTTTACAGTTCAAACTTTGGTCAGAAAAGTAGCCCACTCACATTTTAGCCGTGCAGTTTGCTGAAGCTCATATCAGGaatttaacaaaacacagaagaagcttTAGCCATTGTTGAAAATAATAGTGGAAAAAAGCTAATCTGCAATTATCACTCACGTCTGCAGTCCTGGGCCAAAGCGTTGCCATAGTAACCGTGCTGACAGTGGCAACAGGAGGGGCCATCGGTGTGGTACAGGCACTTTAAGCATTGGCCGGTCCTGGGATCGCACGACTCAGGGTCCTGGGTGTCAATGTTGCCGCTGCACTCGCACGGTAGGCAGTGCCCACCAGGCTGCTCTGGGTTACCATAGTAACCAGGGGCACACTGGTCACAGCGGGGTCCTGAGAAAGACAGCGGAGTATATGATAGGACAATTAGCTGTAAAATTGCTTGTGTGAGACTTAAGTAGCCACATTTTCGATGATTTTGTTACACATCAGATGACATAGTAAAAagtaatcaaaaaaatatacatttatctAAATTTAGAAATGTCATCACAGTGTAATAACTTACCAGTGTAACCTTGTCTGCAGTTACAGATGATCTGGTTCGAGCTATGGTCAGCTTGACAGGAGTGTCCGTTAAAGTGACCTGAGCCCGGGACACCAGGGCAGGGACAGGGCCGACAGTGCTCCCCTGAGCCAAGCACCGGATTGCCAAAGAACCCGTCCTCACAACTGGGTCAAAAATGGGAGACATTTACCACCGGGGGccaaaagagcagaggagaatcTGATATCTGATCGGAGTGATAAAAACCCTTACCGTTCACAGAGCTGTCCCGCTGTGTAGTCCCTGCAGTCTCTACACTCCCCAGTGCTGGGGTCACAGAGGTCTGCATGAGCGTTACACTGACAGGGGCTGCAGCTGGGGAAGCCCCACTGGCCTGGTTGGCAGTCTGAGCACCTCCGTCCAGTGGCTCCCTGTCTGCACTGGCACTGGCCTGTAACTGGGTCACACTGGTGGCTCAATGAACCCTCAGAGTGACAGTCGCAGGCTGGACAGGGGGGGGGTTTAAGGGGTTAGTCACTGTTTTGTTGATTATCTCTTATGTCcattcattttatctttttatgtatttgacCTAATGTTTAAAACAGGTCTCTCTTGCAAAAGTTAAGATTACCTGATTATATAAAGCCctgtttagtaaaaaaaaaaaaatatatatatatatgaaagtcATTGCTGATCATGAAGCACACTCACCTGCGCAGCCATTCACTCCAAAGCCGTAGGTTCCTGGGGCACACTGGTCACAGTGCTGACCCATGACGTTGGGTTTACATCGACACTGACCTCCGACCCTATCACACTCACCACTCAGGGAACCTTGTGGTTCACACTGACAGGCTGGATGTAACAGAAACATTAGCAAATCATTAGTAAATTTAAAAGCCATTTAAAGGACTTGAACTGCCAAATGGATTCAACCTGCATCTTCATAAATCTGTCCCATGCACGTCTCTACTCACGCAGAGCACCGTCATGAATGATGGAGGAAATGCTACAGATGAGTTTTGAGCACATCTCAGCCAGGGCGGGCATCGGCGTGATCATGAAGGAATCCAGGCACATGTAGCGAACCATTTCCTCCCGCCGCTGCTCTGCTTCCGGCTCGTTACCTTGGAAACCAGGAAGCTCGGTGTACTTAGGGATCAGAACCAGCTATTGGGGCGAAAccaaaaaagaaggggaaaggATTACAGTCAGAGctatgaatgtaaataaacatgaaggCAATATCATTCAAGTTGCTACAGTAATCAACttacacagaaagagaaaataagtaACTTTAAGTAAGTAATTTTTAAAGGTCTGACAGAAACTTCTCTAAAAGACAGAGGTTTGTATGGTAGAAGAATAAAGAGCAAAACAGTGTCAAgcataaagataaaataaagaatcctgaataaataaacagttgAGTTATTGAGCATAAAAATCATCAAAcatcaaatgtatttacaggAGCATTCATCCAGTTGAGTGGGTGTCCTGGTTTATTCTACAAATATGCTTTACATTCATATCGAGAAAAGACAACCACCACAGGAGGAGAGTTATTGTAAACACTGCCCTGCTAAAATCAATCTCCTGTTTGTCTTTGAAAATACCTAAATGATGATGTAAAGTGCAAATGCAAAGTTGCTACTTTGCATTTGCTACTAAAGTTGGGGCAGCTTCACACTCATAACTCACCGAGTCAATGAGAATGAAGGCAGTTAGATGTCTGTGTGAGACCCCGTGGCGCTGGAACCTAATTGAAACCACATAATGATTGCTGGGCTCGAAACAGAAGGGCCTGGGCATCTCGATATATCTgtgaaaatagaataaattatTAGTTCAAATGTCACTTGTGGTCAGACTGAGTGTTTCTCTCATtctactcctcctctcactTCCCTTGTTCCTTTCACAAGTGCTTCATTCCAGAAGCAGTTACACCCTAATCAAAGTTATTTCCTGAGCAAAAAGGCGCCTTTCATGAAGCCTATGAATTGACAACGCACACGCTCGTAGCAAAGATATGACATAATGCAGCATTTTGTATGTTTGGATATTATCCAAATCAGCTGAATTACTatgcaaacacaacatgaaagacaatttcttttttagatttCAGAGTTAGACACTctgaaatcacattttgtgtgtttcctgtgcagCCACTGTTCACGAGGGGGAGACTGCATTTAGCCTCTGCCCGGCTCTGGCGTCCACCCCTGTTGTCTGGCGTTTCGGCCCCATGTAGTGAATTGGTTTTGGCTGATGGACCCACcacagaagaggaaggaaaccGAGCTACGGTCCACTGAGACAGCCAGATCCGGGCTTGGTCTGACCACTTAGTTCCAGATCAGTTCAGACTGTGAAAGGCTTTTCAGCGGGATGAAACTACACAGGCTTTGATTCTATTTTATCCTACACCCTGTTCTCCATTGCCTGGATCTCACTGCAGGGATAAATAACGTTTAATCTTGTCTGATCTGCAATAATCTGTCTAATGTGTTGACTCTGCAACAGTGagcttttcatatgatgatatCAATATGTAATCTGTCATCATTTAATGATTAGGGCTGATCTATCTGTTCAAGCAGATAACATTTAGGTCTTAACAAGCCTTTACACTAGAGTGGGGCAACATGAGAACATTTCTGTGTGATAATGAAATATTCTTCTCTTATGATGAGTATCAGTATTTTACTGAGAGTTAATAAGAAATactttaactttattttaagaCACATAGGTCCATATCAgtatgaaaacaataaataaaatacaatacaaggACGACAACACAGAATATTGACGTTGCAGTTCCTAAGTCTCAAGTGAttgaaatacatacagtacacacatctgtgttgttttcaaaaacaagaggagaacCTTGTGTTACTTTTATGTGGTTAAGGTCATTACAATTTAAATGTTTCGAATCAATTAATTGACATACA from Scophthalmus maximus strain ysfricsl-2021 chromosome 3, ASM2237912v1, whole genome shotgun sequence carries:
- the lamb2l gene encoding laminin subunit beta-2 isoform X1, with product MRLSRDSLVSMRPSILMPIMSAQLSILLLAISVSGQELPSGPHGCTEGSCYPATGNLLIGRAVNLSSTSTCGLGGPEHYCIVSHLQESDKCFECNSQHRYDPYRHRNSHRIENVINLMDRNEDHTWWQSVNGQETVSIRLNLEAEFHFTHLIMKFKTFRPAAMIIERSADFGRTWRPYRFFASNCTRTFPSIPANGLHHINDIICEERYSDIEPSTNGEVIYKVLDPAIHVKDPYSLDIQELLRITNLRINFTKLNTLGDDLLDRRFDVLQKYYYAIYELVVRGSCFCYGHASECAPVPGVDARENGMIHGRCVCNHNTEGLNCERCQDFHNDLPWRPAEAENSHTCRECNCNGHSNQCHFDMAVYLATANVSGGVCDDCQHNTMGRNCEMCKPFYFQDHIRDIRDPQVCVACDCDPVGSLEGGVCDSHTDPDMVMIAGQCRCKANVKGMRCDDCKEGYYGLSQNDPLGCQPCNCDPRGIIMIGAPCDQISGDCSCKRYVTGRYCNQCLPEYWGLSNDLAGCRPCDCDFGGAFNNRCMMENGQCDCRRHLIGRQCSEVQPGYFCAPLDYYKYEAEDATGHSPSDPALPGQVRPQAETDCVQHLSNQLRRHRRHRRVTNSQQHRAALRRIRQLQQTPDVRTVHREHSPSHMVTWTGPGFARVKDGAGLVFTIDNVPYAMEYDIMIRYEPESTEDWEAIVSITSVSLPSSLRCGNLLPTEQLYTVTLPHRNRYIEMPRPFCFEPSNHYVVSIRFQRHGVSHRHLTAFILIDSLVLIPKYTELPGFQGNEPEAEQRREEMVRYMCLDSFMITPMPALAEMCSKLICSISSIIHDGALPCQCEPQGSLSGECDRVGGQCRCKPNVMGQHCDQCAPGTYGFGVNGCAACDCHSEGSLSHQCDPVTGQCQCRQGATGRRCSDCQPGQWGFPSCSPCQCNAHADLCDPSTGECRDCRDYTAGQLCERCEDGFFGNPVLGSGEHCRPCPCPGVPGSGHFNGHSCQADHSSNQIICNCRQGYTGPRCDQCAPGYYGNPEQPGGHCLPCECSGNIDTQDPESCDPRTGQCLKCLYHTDGPSCCHCQHGYYGNALAQDCRRCTCVTAGTVQSACSDGQCHCDRQTGACLCKENVAGHNCDQCAPNHWNYGQDGGCEPCHCNPQHSLGPHCNMFTGQCHCRPGFGGKQCTECEQFHWGDPQVQCQECNCHPLGSEMAQCDRATGTCECREGVAGKQCDECARGFTGVFPECVRCHSCFQLWDDALCQMKRDLDHIQYTVRKILESGITPGVEDTRIKELERKLRQVQDLISMEDSDRVHQLIGQSIDDLRAEIALTDGRLMAVGRELNATAEEEEALRRTLNVLERELRDINTTMAHKQRLLDEYLTSGFADQFEKVKKYYRVSLEAEEKCNASVSGPFSAVEQSKETRALTEDLLDASKDKFLRALAAQNKSLEELQQKTHHLDEKVHHLSHKVCGGHSNASVNGSCPDSQCGGAGCRDDQGNHVCGGDGCNGTVSASVAALNHARNVADGLNTANEELQGVAKKLQDIATLTQDVKNQAMNTLEKAQKKKDHFESNNKKLKDFIKKIRYFLTEEGADPESIEKVALQVLSIALPVNRTTLDNMVMQIKDSLSNLTNVDGIVNQTMQHVAKAKELLDAAKDAKRRAEGVNDTAKSTKRALDVSEKAIEEAKSALKEAHNNLNRTRNATAEVEESLGQLEDKQMEVMMRLNNLSVGVEALRNKTEQNRQMAEDARALANNATRQASSLEQSLNDTEKRYSELRTKVDSLGGESGGLNSINQRAKDMKKEADDLLGKATSGMKQLEKLEKKFKTNERRMQRQRVELDELKENATVVRDEIREQVQKYSNCV